Proteins from one Staphylococcus saprophyticus subsp. saprophyticus ATCC 15305 = NCTC 7292 genomic window:
- a CDS encoding GNAT family N-acetyltransferase gives MKIVQLNNYDQIVKFINEADYHYTSYLYKLPQAHDDVEATIRQSLEDPGVFAQVDDQAQIEMLMLAFKYEENKYKVLGPFVRKSLSLTEENFKTLFEALVQSKPDTANFNFSFEETEQDYMPFMKEIEASYSFTDYHLISTQDIGKIDHAQNITTYQPAYYRLFEKLHHDTFKHDVMTAEEIIESLDSHNKLFIFMSEGLLKGYLYLQVFENTKKAEIKYFSSHTDYRFMGIAFDLLSYALQYTFSNYDVDKIYFKIRSKNNTLVERFHELGFNINYEYKKFKYVAAHIG, from the coding sequence ATGAAAATTGTTCAATTAAATAACTATGATCAAATTGTAAAGTTTATAAATGAAGCCGATTATCACTACACATCGTACTTATACAAGCTGCCACAAGCACACGATGATGTTGAAGCAACGATTAGACAATCCTTAGAGGATCCAGGCGTATTTGCACAAGTTGATGACCAAGCACAAATTGAAATGCTCATGCTTGCATTTAAATATGAAGAAAATAAATATAAAGTGCTCGGTCCTTTTGTCAGGAAATCACTTTCACTCACTGAAGAAAATTTTAAAACTTTATTTGAAGCTTTGGTTCAAAGCAAACCGGATACTGCGAATTTTAATTTTTCATTCGAGGAAACGGAACAAGATTACATGCCTTTTATGAAAGAAATTGAAGCTTCCTATAGTTTTACGGATTATCATCTCATATCTACACAAGATATAGGTAAAATTGATCATGCTCAAAACATTACCACCTACCAACCTGCTTATTATCGACTATTCGAGAAGTTACACCATGATACCTTTAAACACGATGTGATGACTGCAGAAGAAATCATTGAATCGTTAGATAGTCACAATAAATTATTTATATTTATGTCTGAAGGCTTATTAAAAGGTTATCTTTATTTACAAGTTTTTGAAAATACGAAAAAAGCTGAAATCAAATATTTTTCTTCACACACTGACTATAGATTTATGGGTATTGCTTTTGATTTATTATCCTATGCACTTCAATATACATTTTCAAATTATGATGTTGATAAGATTTATTTCAAAATTCGCAGTAAAAATAATACACTCGTGGAACGATTTCATGAATTAGGCTTCAACATCAATTATGAATATAAAAAATTCAAATACGTTGCTGCACATATTGGCTGA
- the rplX gene encoding 50S ribosomal protein L24 → MHIKKGDNVKVIAGKDKGKEGKVVSTEPKKDRVVVEGVNIIKKHQKPTQFNPEGGILETEAAIHVSNVQLLDPKTNEPTRVGHKFVDGKKVRIAKKSGEEIKSNN, encoded by the coding sequence ATGCATATCAAAAAAGGTGACAACGTAAAAGTTATCGCAGGTAAAGACAAAGGTAAAGAAGGTAAAGTTGTTTCAACTGAACCTAAAAAAGACCGTGTCGTTGTGGAAGGTGTCAATATAATTAAAAAGCACCAAAAACCAACTCAATTTAATCCTGAAGGTGGAATCTTAGAAACAGAGGCAGCAATCCATGTTTCTAATGTACAGTTATTAGACCCTAAAACGAATGAACCAACACGCGTAGGTCATAAATTCGTAGATGGTAAAAAAGTTCGTATCGCTAAAAAATCTGGCGAAGAAATCAAATCTAATAATTAA
- the rplP gene encoding 50S ribosomal protein L16 produces the protein MLLPKRVKYRRQHRPKTTGRSKGGNYVTFGEYGLQATTTSWITSRQIESARIAMTRFMKRGGKVWIKIFPHTPYTQKPLEVRMGAGKGAVEGWIAVAKPGRILFEIAGVNEEVAREALRLASHKLPVKTKFVKREELGGETNES, from the coding sequence ATGTTACTACCAAAACGTGTAAAATATCGTCGTCAACATCGTCCTAAAACTACTGGTCGTTCTAAAGGCGGTAACTATGTAACATTTGGTGAGTATGGTTTGCAAGCAACTACAACGTCTTGGATCACATCTCGTCAAATCGAATCAGCTCGTATTGCAATGACTCGTTTCATGAAACGTGGCGGGAAAGTTTGGATTAAAATCTTCCCACATACACCTTACACTCAAAAACCTTTAGAAGTACGTATGGGTGCTGGTAAAGGTGCAGTAGAAGGTTGGATTGCAGTAGCAAAACCAGGTAGAATTTTATTTGAAATCGCAGGCGTAAACGAAGAAGTTGCGCGTGAAGCATTACGTTTAGCAAGTCACAAACTTCCAGTTAAAACTAAGTTTGTAAAACGTGAAGAATTGGGTGGTGAAACAAATGAAAGCTAA
- the rplW gene encoding 50S ribosomal protein L23, whose translation MEARDVLKRPVITEKSSAAMAEDKYTFDVDTRANKTQVKIAVEEIFDVKVDNVNIINYKPKKKRMGRYQGYTNKKRVAIVKLKEGSIDLFN comes from the coding sequence ATGGAAGCAAGAGACGTTCTTAAGCGCCCCGTAATCACTGAGAAATCTTCAGCTGCTATGGCTGAAGACAAATACACATTCGACGTTGATACTCGTGCTAATAAAACACAAGTTAAAATCGCTGTTGAAGAAATCTTTGATGTAAAAGTTGATAATGTAAACATCATTAACTACAAACCAAAGAAAAAACGTATGGGCCGTTACCAAGGCTATACAAACAAAAAACGCGTAGCAATCGTTAAATTAAAAGAAGGATCAATTGATCTTTTCAACTAA
- a CDS encoding DNA topoisomerase III, which produces MKSLIIAEKPSVGRDIANTLNINEKRNGYFENNKYIVTWALGHLVTNATPEQYDASYKEWKLNDLPIIPNKMKTIVISKTRKQFSTVQSLINNNKVKDIIIATDAGREGELVARLILDKAHNKKPTKRLWISSVTNKAIKEGFNKLQDGRKFNNLYHAALARSEADWIVGINATRALTTKYDAQLSLGRVQTPTIQLVQMRQNEINHFKPQTYYTMKLNAAGLTFHCTKPQSHPDKTVLESIKKAIDGQSGHIASISKTHKKAYPQQLYNLTDLQQDAYKRFHLGPKETLNTLQTLYERHKLVTYPRTDSNYLTDDMVDTLKDRLKAIMATSLKDMAKAQMSQTFSSKQRFVNNNKVSDHHAIIPTEVRPDINQLSQRESKIYMMIAQRYLENLMPPHEYEAIAIELKVGQHTFTFKDKVTTKLGFKAIYENKESINTQIDQLQKGTKLNVTKILIEEHETTAPPYFNEGSLLKAMESPQKFFDLSDKKHDKTLKDTGGIGTVATRADIIEKLFNMNAIEARDGKIKVTSKGKQILELAPQKLTSPLLTAEWEEKLLLIEQGKYNASQFISEMKAFTNQVVNEIKESEQNYKHDNLTTTECPTCGKFMIKVKTKNGQMLVCQDPQCKTKKNVQRKTNARCPNCHKKMTLFGRGKDAVYRCVCGHTETQAQMDKRHKNKKSDKVNKKDLKKYMNNDEGIENNPFQDALKGLKF; this is translated from the coding sequence ATGAAATCACTGATTATAGCTGAAAAACCTTCAGTTGGTAGAGACATTGCCAATACGCTAAACATTAATGAAAAACGTAATGGATATTTTGAAAATAATAAATATATTGTTACATGGGCATTAGGGCATTTAGTAACAAATGCGACACCAGAACAATATGATGCAAGTTATAAAGAATGGAAATTGAATGATTTACCGATTATACCCAATAAAATGAAAACAATTGTGATAAGTAAAACGAGAAAACAATTTTCGACAGTGCAATCATTAATTAATAATAATAAAGTAAAAGATATTATTATTGCGACAGATGCAGGACGAGAAGGAGAACTGGTTGCTCGTTTGATATTGGATAAAGCGCATAATAAAAAACCGACCAAGCGTTTATGGATTAGTTCTGTAACCAATAAAGCAATCAAAGAAGGTTTCAATAAACTGCAAGATGGACGTAAGTTTAATAATCTATATCATGCTGCCTTAGCACGAAGTGAAGCAGATTGGATAGTTGGTATTAATGCTACACGTGCACTGACTACAAAATATGATGCACAACTCTCATTGGGTCGTGTACAGACTCCGACCATACAATTAGTTCAAATGAGACAAAATGAAATCAATCACTTTAAACCTCAGACCTATTATACAATGAAACTCAATGCGGCTGGTTTAACTTTCCATTGTACTAAGCCACAGTCGCATCCTGATAAAACTGTTTTGGAAAGTATAAAAAAAGCAATCGATGGGCAATCCGGGCACATTGCATCGATTAGCAAGACACATAAAAAAGCATATCCACAACAATTATATAATTTAACGGATTTACAACAAGATGCTTATAAACGATTTCATCTTGGACCAAAAGAAACTTTGAATACCTTGCAAACGTTGTATGAACGTCATAAGTTAGTAACTTACCCACGTACTGATTCTAACTATTTAACAGATGATATGGTTGATACGCTCAAAGATAGATTGAAAGCGATTATGGCCACTTCATTAAAAGATATGGCTAAAGCACAAATGTCACAAACATTTTCATCAAAACAAAGATTTGTTAATAATAATAAAGTATCTGATCACCATGCAATTATTCCCACAGAAGTGCGTCCAGATATCAATCAACTTAGCCAAAGGGAATCTAAAATTTATATGATGATTGCTCAGAGATATTTAGAAAACCTAATGCCGCCACACGAATACGAAGCAATCGCCATTGAACTCAAAGTAGGGCAGCATACATTTACTTTTAAGGACAAAGTAACTACTAAATTAGGGTTTAAAGCAATTTATGAAAATAAAGAAAGTATAAATACTCAGATAGATCAGTTACAGAAGGGTACAAAGCTTAATGTAACTAAAATTCTAATAGAAGAACATGAGACAACGGCCCCACCTTATTTTAATGAAGGATCACTTTTGAAAGCGATGGAAAGCCCACAAAAATTCTTTGATTTAAGCGATAAAAAACACGATAAAACATTAAAAGACACGGGCGGTATAGGTACGGTTGCAACGAGAGCGGATATCATAGAAAAGCTATTTAATATGAACGCTATTGAAGCTCGTGATGGTAAAATAAAAGTTACGTCAAAAGGGAAACAAATATTGGAATTAGCGCCACAAAAACTCACTTCTCCATTATTAACAGCAGAATGGGAAGAAAAACTTCTACTCATAGAACAAGGGAAATATAATGCGAGCCAATTCATCTCTGAAATGAAAGCTTTTACAAATCAGGTAGTCAATGAGATTAAAGAAAGTGAACAAAATTATAAACATGACAACCTAACAACGACTGAATGTCCTACATGCGGCAAATTTATGATTAAAGTCAAGACGAAAAATGGCCAAATGTTAGTGTGTCAGGATCCACAGTGTAAAACTAAAAAAAATGTACAACGTAAAACAAACGCACGTTGTCCAAACTGTCATAAAAAAATGACGCTGTTTGGTCGAGGCAAAGACGCAGTATATCGTTGTGTTTGTGGACATACTGAAACACAAGCTCAAATGGATAAACGACACAAAAATAAAAAATCAGATAAAGTAAATAAAAAAGATCTGAAAAAATATATGAATAATGATGAAGGTATTGAAAATAACCCGTTTCAAGATGCTTTGAAGGGTTTAAAATTCTAA
- the rpsC gene encoding 30S ribosomal protein S3 codes for MGQKINPIGLRVGVIRDWEAKWYAEKDFASLLHEDLKIRKYIDNALQEASVSHVEIERAANRINIAIHTGKPGMVIGKGGSEIEKLRNKLNSLTNKKVHINVIEIKKVDLDAKLVAENIARQLENRASFRRVQKQAITRAMKIGAKGIKTQVSGRLGGADIARAEQYSEGTVPLHTLRADIGYAHAEADTTYGKLGVKVWIYRGEVLPTKNTSEGGK; via the coding sequence GTGGGTCAAAAAATTAATCCAATCGGACTTCGTGTTGGTGTAATCCGTGATTGGGAAGCTAAATGGTATGCAGAAAAAGACTTCGCATCATTATTACACGAAGATTTAAAAATCCGTAAGTATATTGATAACGCATTACAAGAAGCATCAGTTTCACACGTTGAAATTGAACGTGCTGCTAATCGTATCAACATCGCTATTCATACTGGTAAACCAGGTATGGTTATCGGTAAAGGCGGTTCAGAAATTGAAAAATTACGTAACAAATTAAACTCATTAACAAACAAAAAAGTACACATCAACGTTATCGAAATCAAAAAAGTTGATTTAGATGCTAAATTAGTTGCTGAGAATATTGCACGCCAATTAGAAAACCGTGCTTCATTCCGTCGTGTACAAAAACAAGCTATTACAAGAGCAATGAAAATTGGTGCCAAAGGTATCAAAACACAAGTTTCAGGTCGTTTAGGCGGAGCTGACATCGCTCGTGCTGAACAATATTCAGAAGGAACTGTTCCACTTCATACACTACGTGCTGACATTGGTTATGCACATGCAGAAGCTGACACTACTTACGGTAAATTAGGTGTCAAAGTATGGATTTATCGTGGAGAAGTTCTTCCTACTAAGAACACTAGTGAAGGAGGAAAATAG
- the rplC gene encoding 50S ribosomal protein L3, whose protein sequence is MTKGILGRKIGMTQVFGENGDLIPVTVVEASQNVILQKKSEEIDGYNAIQVGYEDKQAYKKDSRSSKYANKPAEGHAKKAGTAPKRFIREFRNVNVDEYEVGQEVSVNTFEAGDVIDVTGVSKGKGFQGAIKRHNQARGPMSHGSHFHRAPGSVGMASDASRVFKGQKMPGRMGGNTVTVQNLEVVQIDAENNVILVKGNVPGPKKGFVEITSSIKGNK, encoded by the coding sequence ATGACCAAAGGAATCTTAGGAAGAAAAATCGGGATGACACAAGTTTTCGGAGAAAATGGTGATTTAATCCCTGTAACAGTAGTAGAAGCAAGCCAAAACGTTATATTACAAAAGAAATCTGAAGAGATTGATGGATACAACGCTATCCAAGTAGGCTATGAAGACAAACAAGCTTATAAAAAAGATAGCAGATCAAGCAAATATGCTAACAAACCAGCTGAAGGACATGCTAAAAAAGCAGGCACAGCACCTAAGCGCTTCATTCGTGAATTCAGAAACGTTAATGTTGATGAATACGAAGTAGGTCAAGAAGTCTCAGTTAATACATTTGAAGCTGGAGACGTAATTGATGTAACAGGCGTATCTAAAGGTAAAGGTTTCCAAGGTGCCATTAAACGTCATAATCAAGCACGTGGTCCAATGTCACATGGTTCTCATTTCCACAGAGCCCCAGGTTCTGTAGGTATGGCATCAGATGCTTCAAGAGTCTTTAAAGGACAAAAAATGCCTGGACGTATGGGCGGTAACACTGTAACAGTTCAAAACTTAGAAGTTGTACAAATTGACGCTGAAAACAATGTTATTTTAGTAAAAGGTAATGTACCTGGTCCTAAAAAAGGATTTGTAGAAATCACATCATCAATCAAAGGTAATAAATAA
- the rpsS gene encoding 30S ribosomal protein S19, which yields MARSIKKGPFADDHLKKKVEAQSGSEKKQVIKTWSRRSTIFPDFIGHTFAVYDGRKHVPVFVTEDMVGHKLGEFAPTRTFKGHAADDKKTRR from the coding sequence ATGGCTCGTAGTATTAAAAAAGGACCTTTCGCTGACGATCATCTAAAGAAAAAAGTTGAAGCTCAAAGCGGAAGCGAGAAAAAACAAGTAATCAAAACTTGGTCACGTCGTTCAACTATTTTCCCTGATTTTATCGGACATACATTCGCTGTATATGATGGACGTAAACATGTGCCTGTATTCGTAACAGAAGATATGGTTGGTCATAAATTAGGAGAATTCGCACCAACTCGTACTTTCAAAGGACACGCTGCAGACGACAAAAAAACTAGAAGATAA
- the rplN gene encoding 50S ribosomal protein L14, protein MIQQETRLKVADNSGAREVLTIKVLGGSGRKTANIGDVIVVSVKNATPGGVVKKGEVVKAVVVRTKSGVRRNDGSYIKFDENACVIIRDDKGPRGTRIFGPVARELREGNFMKIVSLAPEVL, encoded by the coding sequence ATGATCCAACAAGAAACACGATTAAAAGTAGCAGATAACTCTGGTGCGCGTGAAGTTCTTACAATTAAAGTATTAGGTGGATCTGGTCGTAAAACAGCTAACATTGGTGACGTTATCGTTGTAAGTGTTAAAAATGCTACACCAGGTGGCGTTGTCAAAAAAGGTGAAGTAGTAAAAGCTGTTGTAGTTCGTACTAAATCAGGTGTACGCCGTAACGATGGTTCATATATCAAATTTGATGAAAATGCATGTGTCATCATTCGTGACGACAAAGGCCCACGTGGTACTCGTATTTTTGGACCTGTTGCTCGTGAATTACGTGAAGGCAACTTCATGAAAATTGTATCATTAGCTCCAGAAGTACTTTAA
- the rpmC gene encoding 50S ribosomal protein L29, giving the protein MKAKEIRDLTTSEIEEQIKSSKEELFNLRFQLATGQLEETARIRTVRKTIARLKTVAREREIEQGKANQ; this is encoded by the coding sequence ATGAAAGCTAAGGAAATTAGAGACTTAACCACTTCAGAAATCGAAGAACAAATCAAATCTTCAAAAGAAGAGCTTTTTAACCTACGCTTTCAGTTAGCTACAGGTCAATTAGAGGAAACTGCACGTATTCGCACAGTAAGAAAAACGATTGCACGTCTAAAAACTGTTGCTCGTGAAAGAGAAATTGAACAAGGTAAAGCGAATCAATAA
- the rplB gene encoding 50S ribosomal protein L2 gives MALKKYKPITNGRRNMTSLDFAEITKTTPEKSLLQPLPKRAGRNNQGKLTVRHHGGGHKRQYRVIDFKRNKDGINAKVDSIQYDPNRSANIALLVYADGEKRYIIAPKNLKVGQVLESGEEADIKVGNALPLQFIPVGTVIHNIELKPGKGGQIARSAGASAQVLGKEGKYVLIRLRSGEVRMILSTCRATIGQVGNIQHELVNVGKAGRSRWKGIRPTVRGSVMNPNDHPHGGGEGRAPIGRPSPMSPWGKPTLGKKTRRGKKSSDKLIVRGRKKK, from the coding sequence ATGGCTCTAAAAAAATATAAGCCAATTACTAATGGTCGTCGTAATATGACTAGTTTAGATTTCGCTGAAATCACGAAAACTACACCTGAAAAGTCATTATTACAACCGCTACCGAAAAGAGCGGGACGAAATAACCAAGGTAAATTGACAGTTCGCCACCACGGTGGAGGACACAAACGTCAATACCGTGTTATTGACTTCAAACGTAATAAAGATGGAATCAATGCTAAAGTTGATTCAATACAATATGATCCAAACCGTTCAGCAAACATTGCATTATTAGTTTATGCTGATGGTGAAAAACGCTATATCATCGCTCCAAAAAACCTAAAAGTAGGTCAAGTTCTTGAAAGCGGTGAAGAAGCAGATATTAAAGTAGGTAATGCATTACCATTACAATTCATTCCAGTAGGTACAGTAATCCATAACATCGAGTTAAAACCTGGTAAAGGTGGACAAATTGCTCGTTCAGCTGGTGCTAGTGCACAAGTACTTGGTAAAGAAGGTAAATATGTATTAATCAGATTAAGATCTGGCGAAGTACGTATGATTCTTTCAACTTGCCGTGCTACTATTGGTCAAGTTGGTAACATCCAACATGAACTTGTAAACGTTGGTAAAGCAGGACGTTCTAGATGGAAAGGCATTCGCCCAACAGTTCGTGGTTCTGTAATGAACCCTAACGATCACCCACACGGTGGTGGTGAAGGTCGTGCACCTATCGGTAGACCATCTCCAATGTCACCTTGGGGTAAACCTACGCTTGGTAAGAAAACTCGTCGTGGTAAAAAATCTTCAGACAAACTTATCGTTCGTGGACGTAAGAAAAAATAA
- the rplV gene encoding 50S ribosomal protein L22 encodes MEAKAVAKTIRIAPRKVRLVLDLIRGKSAGEAIAILKLKNKASSPVVEKLLMSALANAEHNYDMNTDELIVKEAYANEGPTLKRFRPRAQGRASAINKRTSHITIVVSDGKEEAKEA; translated from the coding sequence ATGGAAGCAAAAGCGGTTGCTAAAACAATAAGAATCGCACCTCGTAAAGTTAGATTAGTATTAGATCTAATTAGAGGTAAGAGCGCTGGAGAAGCTATTGCAATTTTAAAATTAAAAAACAAAGCTTCATCACCAGTAGTAGAAAAATTATTAATGTCCGCTTTAGCTAATGCTGAACATAACTATGACATGAACACTGATGAATTAATAGTTAAAGAAGCTTATGCTAATGAAGGACCAACATTAAAACGTTTCCGTCCACGTGCACAAGGTCGTGCAAGTGCGATTAACAAACGTACAAGCCACATTACAATCGTCGTAAGTGACGGTAAAGAAGAAGCTAAAGAAGCTTAA
- the rpsQ gene encoding 30S ribosomal protein S17 has protein sequence MSERNDRKVYVGRVVSDKMDKTITVLVETYKTHKLYGKRVKYSKKYKTHDENNSAKLGDTVKIQETRPLSATKRFRLVEIVEESVII, from the coding sequence GTGAGCGAAAGAAATGATCGTAAAGTTTATGTAGGTAGAGTCGTTTCCGATAAAATGGATAAAACGATAACTGTACTTGTTGAAACATACAAAACACACAAGTTATATGGTAAACGAGTAAAATACTCTAAAAAATACAAAACTCATGATGAAAACAACTCAGCTAAATTAGGGGACACAGTTAAGATACAAGAGACTCGTCCTTTATCAGCAACTAAACGTTTCCGTTTGGTAGAAATTGTTGAAGAATCAGTAATTATTTAA
- the rpsJ gene encoding 30S ribosomal protein S10 produces MAKQKIRIRLKAYDHRVIDQSAEKIVETAKRSGADVSGPIPLPTERSVYTVIRAVHKYKDSREQFEQRTHKRLIDIVNPTPKTVDALMGLNLPSGVDIEIKL; encoded by the coding sequence ATGGCAAAACAAAAAATCAGAATCAGATTAAAAGCTTATGATCACAGAGTAATCGATCAATCAGCAGAAAAAATTGTTGAAACAGCGAAACGTTCTGGTGCAGATGTTTCTGGACCAATTCCGTTACCGACTGAAAGATCAGTTTATACTGTTATTCGTGCCGTGCATAAGTATAAAGATTCACGTGAGCAATTCGAACAACGTACTCATAAACGTTTAATCGATATTGTTAACCCTACACCAAAAACAGTTGATGCTCTTATGGGCTTAAACTTACCATCTGGCGTAGACATCGAAATCAAATTATAA
- a CDS encoding NCS2 family permease → MKKYFKFDKHETNYKKEILGGLTTFLSMAYILAVNPQVLSLAGVDGVSENMKMDQGAIFVATALAAFVGSLFMGLIARYPIALAPGMGLNAFFAFTVVLTMGIPWQVGLTGVLFSGLVFAVLTMTGLREVIINAIPYQMKMAVSAGIGLFITFVGLQSSGIIVKNDSTLVTLGHITDGPVLLTIFGIVVTVILYAIRVPGAIFIGMVLTSIVGMFTGLIHTPSGIVGQVPSIEPTFGAAFEAFKDPSQLLTVQFLIVILTFLFIDFFDTAGTLVAVATQAGIMKNNKLPRAGRALFSDSLATIVGAIFGTTTTTSYIESSSGVAVGARTGFASVVTGFCFLLAIFFSPLMEVVTSAVTTPALVVVGVLMAANFAEIDWKKFEVAVPAFVTIIMMPLSYSIATGIACGFIFYPITMLISKRHKEVHPIMYALMILFILYFIFVHG, encoded by the coding sequence GTGAAAAAGTACTTCAAGTTTGATAAACACGAAACAAACTATAAGAAAGAGATACTTGGCGGGCTTACAACATTCTTGTCGATGGCTTATATTTTAGCTGTTAACCCTCAAGTACTTAGTTTAGCCGGCGTCGATGGTGTTTCTGAAAATATGAAAATGGACCAAGGCGCAATATTTGTAGCTACAGCATTAGCGGCGTTTGTAGGCTCGTTATTTATGGGATTAATAGCAAGGTATCCGATTGCATTAGCACCTGGTATGGGATTAAATGCATTTTTCGCATTTACTGTTGTTTTAACAATGGGTATACCATGGCAAGTCGGACTTACAGGCGTATTATTTTCAGGATTAGTTTTCGCAGTGTTAACGATGACGGGGCTTCGAGAGGTCATCATCAATGCCATACCTTATCAAATGAAAATGGCTGTCTCGGCTGGGATTGGATTATTTATTACCTTTGTCGGCTTACAAAGTTCAGGTATAATTGTTAAAAATGATTCTACACTAGTTACATTAGGACATATCACAGACGGACCTGTATTACTTACTATTTTCGGTATCGTTGTGACAGTAATACTTTATGCTATTAGAGTACCTGGCGCGATTTTTATAGGGATGGTTTTAACATCTATCGTAGGTATGTTCACAGGGCTGATACATACACCTAGTGGTATCGTTGGACAAGTACCTAGTATTGAACCGACGTTTGGCGCTGCGTTTGAAGCATTTAAGGATCCTAGTCAATTATTAACGGTTCAATTTTTAATCGTTATATTAACTTTCCTATTCATTGATTTCTTTGATACAGCTGGTACACTCGTTGCTGTGGCAACTCAAGCTGGGATTATGAAAAATAATAAATTACCACGAGCAGGACGCGCATTGTTCTCTGACTCACTAGCAACAATCGTTGGTGCGATCTTTGGTACAACTACGACGACTTCATACATTGAATCAAGCTCAGGTGTGGCAGTAGGTGCAAGAACCGGCTTTGCGAGTGTGGTTACAGGTTTCTGTTTCTTGTTAGCTATTTTCTTTAGTCCATTGATGGAGGTAGTAACCAGTGCGGTGACTACGCCTGCGTTAGTAGTAGTAGGTGTCTTAATGGCAGCTAACTTTGCTGAAATTGATTGGAAAAAATTCGAAGTAGCAGTTCCAGCATTTGTAACGATTATTATGATGCCTTTATCTTATTCTATTGCAACAGGTATTGCTTGTGGATTTATCTTTTATCCAATTACAATGTTAATTTCAAAACGTCATAAAGAAGTACATCCAATAATGTATGCACTGATGATTTTATTTATATTGTACTTTATCTTTGTTCACGGATAA
- the rplD gene encoding 50S ribosomal protein L4 → MANYDVLKVDGTKSGSVELSDAVFAIEPNNNVLFEAINLQRASLRQGTHAVKNRSAVRGGGRKPWRQKGTGRARQGTIRAPQWRGGGIVFGPTPRSYSYKMPKKMRRLALRSALSFKVQEKGLTVVDALNLDAPKTKEFKTVLSNLEQPKKVLVVTESEDVNVALSARNIPGVQVTTAQGLNVLDITSADSVVITESAAKKVEEVLG, encoded by the coding sequence ATGGCTAATTATGATGTATTAAAAGTAGATGGAACTAAATCAGGTTCAGTTGAACTAAGCGATGCAGTATTTGCAATCGAACCAAACAACAACGTTCTTTTTGAAGCAATTAACTTACAACGTGCTTCATTACGCCAAGGTACTCACGCTGTTAAGAACCGTTCAGCAGTACGTGGTGGCGGACGTAAACCATGGAGACAAAAAGGTACAGGACGTGCGCGTCAAGGTACAATCCGTGCTCCACAATGGCGTGGTGGTGGTATCGTATTCGGACCAACACCAAGAAGCTACTCATACAAAATGCCTAAGAAAATGCGCCGTTTAGCATTACGCTCAGCATTATCTTTCAAAGTACAAGAGAAAGGCTTAACTGTTGTTGATGCATTAAACCTAGATGCTCCAAAAACAAAAGAGTTCAAAACTGTACTCTCTAATTTAGAACAACCTAAAAAAGTATTAGTAGTAACAGAATCTGAAGATGTGAATGTTGCTTTATCAGCACGTAACATCCCTGGTGTTCAAGTAACTACAGCTCAAGGTTTAAACGTTCTAGATATCACAAGCGCTGACAGTGTAGTAATTACAGAATCAGCTGCTAAAAAAGTTGAGGAGGTGCTCGGATAA